The DNA window aaatgtatctttttgaaacaaaattttttcaTAGAATGTGGATctttatgaaacggagggagtatgttttaagtttttcacacttattacgaaaacataaaattgtagttaccaatgcattgtttttttaatgaaccattctccataattttttaccaataatattttaataaatacattatatttttgaaatgtacaATTTGTCATTAATCAATGTATTGAAAACACAAAATGTATCTtttagaaacggagggagtactttttatttatgtacttgcatttttaaaataaatgatatcaTCATTTCACTGAAATTATATTCTGGTTTAAATAACTTTTCTATAAGAAAATAGTATCACGATATACCATTCAAATTAAAACTGATTGCAATACATGAACCAGAAACTtaatataacaaattaaaacaGTTTTTGTTGGGATTGTCAAAACTATgtccacctctatattattcgattagtacgatattgtccattttGGGCTTTAAtggcaagcccgcatggatttacttttggctTCCATCCTAAAAGGCCATCCCAAAATGCCTCGTACTATTAGAGTTGgatatctctttatatattagacactctTTGTCTAActctccaatgtgggactttatCTCACATTTTCCACTTCAAACTAAGGATCACATTCATCTCGTGTCCCACAACTGACTTCCAGGATCTTTTGACTTGATCTCTGCCTCGCACACATCTCTCATTCCTAAGTCATAGGATATACCACCATTCATCTCTCGAATGGTATTTAGGTTTTCTTACAGATTTCTTGTCAACCACTCTGATGCCAATTGTTGGGATTGTCAAACCCATGTACAATTCTatattatccgattagtacaatattgtccactttgggcttTAATagcaagcccgcatggatttacttttggtttacaTCCCAAAATACCTCGTACTATTAGAGTTGgatatctctttatatattagacatttGTCTAATTTTCCAATGTGAGACTTAGTTTGTTATCTCACAGTTTTTGTGGAAGACTTTACTTGGAAATGCTTGAATACAAGTTGAGGAATCAAAGCTATGTGGATAAGAGAAACCAAGCCAAGTTGAGAGGTGTTGTAGCAAGAAGGCACAAAGTGCCTTAAGCTTTGGTTATTGGTGGAAGTGAGTTAATAACAGATGCTATAAGGACACGCCATCGAGACTCAGCTAAAGCAtataagtttttgtcacaacaGAAAGACACAATTTTTATGATCAGCTAAAGATCGAGATCAACTATTCGAACCAATCTAACACATTAAACATGTCACTAAAGCAGAAATAGCTATCAAGGTCTTGTCCTTTCAATCCTGACATTACATAATCAAATATCTAAGGACCTCTTTCAGAAGTAAGTTTTGTGTATTCTAAGCACAGAATCACATACAGCAAACAAACACAAGAGTTTTAGCTACATCAAGAGACCTTCCATGTTCAAGAACTAACCAGTTTCCTTTTACTAATCAACTTGATGATTAGATACAAAGTAGCTTAACAGATGAGGAAAGACAATTTGGAGGAGAATATAATTTCAAAGAAGGTAAAACTGGAGAAACATTAGCAGTATCGACTTGAGTTTGGTCGGACTCAAAGATCCAAgcttatttattttgtattgattATGACACATGTGCCGCTCGTAGTCGCACCATGTTTTGTAGCGAAATTGGACGTATTTTATTCAACTGTGATTTGTATATTCAGATCTGATTAGCAAAATGCATGTTTAGTATTTTACCACAcggttttatataaaaatattttattcatgtgataataaatattttgtgactagtttaacatcatattatatataattaagcttaGCAATTATATTCACAATTGCATTTAGAGTGCTTAATGTTATCTCCGAGACAAACGCCAGTCCCCTTGTACTTCTGAATACAAAGTGGTTGGCATTCTTGAAAACTGCATGGCTTGCTTAGCTTCAAGACCACATTACACACTTTTATTTCTGCTCCATCTGCACTTGGCAAAGCCAAAAAGgctaaaaacaaacaaaatgttaaaagagcttataaatgtattttaagtacactttttaacaacaaataaaGAACTAGAGTACATTATTATATAAACGAACGAGcatatatgatttaaaaatgaTTAGTTGAAAAGTATTTAAACCTAAAGTTCTTAAATATATGTCTGACAGATGTAAAGTGATCTTTGTAAATCTACTCTactgaataatttatttttcttcatttttttatttgtaaacaaaTTTTGCTTAAAAGATTTAGACGCATCGATTTCAAGAACTGATATTTTGATCGTGTATAGTTCACTTTTCAATGAAATACAATCCGTACGAATTCATACCAGAGAGAACAAGCATGGAGATGAACACACACGAACAAACTAGTTTTGCCATGACttgtaaagaaagaagaagagtatTATGTTAAtacaatgatttttttattgcaGAAATTTTTGATATTGAAAATGGGATAGAGAAAGAGCTTTTTATACTGATTAGAGAAGCATAGAAAGAAATTATTTCTAGGaaacatatatgaaaactaTCAAGAGTCAAGGCCATTTATAATGGAGTAGTTGAATAAAAAGATTTAACagttgaataaaaaaatttaacagtTGAATGGTAATAATGAAAATgttgaaataattaaatttgatgATGTGGATTATTTGATGctgtaaatatttaaataaggATGAAGCGTATATCACTGACGCCACACTcatattttaactttaaaaatatttatatcacgCTAGtcatttaaaatagttatattattgtagattgtataatttttatcacatgaaattttattatatttattctcTGTAAATAGagattaatttatttaattttaataaagaataaataattttcttgtAAGGAAAGTGCAGTGTCAAATTTAAGTAAATAAAACCACTATGATGAATATAAGTTGAATGTATGTGAATTATTAGGTGGAAGAAAAAAGATGATgtaaagttttaaaaatgaaaGATAAAGTGTTGAATACTATAAATTGTAGAAAGTCAATGTGAAAAGAATCTAAATAATTTATGTACATGACTAATACAGTAGaaacaaaaagttataaaatccACTAATCTTTGGAGAATTACTTTTCAAAAATCTTGACTGGATAATGTACTGGATTCGAGAAACAAGAaacagaaaattattttaataactacaaacaattaaaacatatattttaccAGCCTTGTTATcttttagatattttcataaattagtAATGCAGATAAATAATATACCACATCATTTCATTGAAATTATATTCTTTATTAAATAGCTTTTCTATCAGCAAAGATTATAATATCACAATGTACTGATCaaattaaaactgaatcaaCTATAATACACAGTtttcaaatcaaatattttatattagaagatgtgaataaaaataactataaacagatttatgtaaaaaatattgcCCAAACGTCTATCACACGATGGCAACCACTTCCACAAGACACAACCATAGCTTTTATTGGCTTCATCATTTTACTTGATTATCTATGTATTCTCTTTATTGTGGTCTCCTTT is part of the Raphanus sativus cultivar WK10039 unplaced genomic scaffold, ASM80110v3 Scaffold3757, whole genome shotgun sequence genome and encodes:
- the LOC108853510 gene encoding putative defensin-like protein 162, encoding MAKLVCSCVFISMLVLSAFLALPSADGAEIKVCNVVLKLSKPCSFQECQPLCIQKYKGTGVCLGDNIKHSKCNCEYNC